Proteins encoded in a region of the Streptomyces sp. NBC_00258 genome:
- a CDS encoding SDR family oxidoreductase, protein MAVQVAGAPDTDVVVVGAGPVGLLLAGILRLGGARVTVLEQLAEPTDESRASVLHARTMEILDGLGLLERLGPPPSAGPGHFGGIPLDLTAALPSRFPGQWKAPQTLVEKVLYEWAAGLGAEVRRGHTVTRLTVTEDRVHAEVTGPAGERLRFAAGYLAGCDGERSTVRRLGGFEFPGSGPVKELLRADISGIEIPDRRFQRHPNGVANSRRGPDGVTRLMVHQYGRTPGPDGRAPDFAEVCRVWARVTGEDIAGARPVWVNAFHNARGQAASYRLGRVFLAGDAAHVQLPVGGQALNLGLQDAAALGGRLAARITGRGDDRTLDKYHAERHPVGARVLGNIEAQAQLLFGGPEVDALRAVFGELLALEPARRHLASMISGVDGPRPAVPDTGTAEHSTATGPFTRTHRRTTMGKLTGKTALVTGSSRGIGRATAIRLAREGALVAVHCSRDTEGADDTVAAVEKEGGRAFAVAAELGVSGDVHALFLELEHGLKERTGETTLDIVVNNAGVMGGVAPEDVTPEQFDRLFAVNAKAPFFIVQRALRLLPDGGRIINISSGLTRFANPQEVAYAMTKGAIDQLTLHYAKHLGPRNITVNSVGPGITDNGTPIFDNPEAVAEMARYSVFERVGETKDIADVVAFLASDDARWITGSYLDASGGTLLR, encoded by the coding sequence GTGGCCGTACAGGTTGCCGGAGCACCGGACACCGACGTGGTCGTCGTGGGCGCGGGGCCCGTGGGTCTCCTGCTCGCCGGGATCCTGCGCCTCGGCGGTGCCCGGGTGACCGTACTGGAGCAACTGGCCGAGCCCACCGACGAGTCACGGGCTTCGGTCCTGCACGCCAGGACGATGGAGATCCTCGACGGTCTGGGCCTGCTGGAGCGGCTCGGGCCGCCGCCGAGTGCGGGCCCCGGCCACTTCGGCGGCATCCCGCTCGACCTGACCGCGGCGCTCCCGAGCCGGTTTCCCGGCCAGTGGAAGGCACCGCAGACACTGGTCGAGAAGGTGCTGTACGAGTGGGCCGCCGGGCTCGGCGCCGAGGTGCGGCGCGGGCACACGGTGACCAGGCTGACGGTTACGGAGGACCGGGTCCACGCCGAGGTCACCGGTCCCGCCGGCGAGCGGCTTCGGTTCGCAGCGGGTTACCTCGCGGGCTGTGACGGCGAGCGGAGCACCGTACGGCGTCTCGGCGGTTTCGAGTTCCCCGGCAGCGGCCCGGTCAAGGAGCTGCTGCGGGCGGACATCAGCGGAATCGAGATCCCGGACCGGCGCTTCCAGCGGCATCCGAACGGAGTGGCCAACTCCCGGCGCGGGCCGGACGGTGTCACCCGCCTCATGGTTCACCAGTACGGCCGGACACCCGGCCCGGACGGCCGGGCCCCGGACTTCGCCGAGGTCTGCCGGGTCTGGGCGCGGGTGACCGGTGAGGACATCGCCGGCGCCCGGCCCGTCTGGGTCAACGCCTTCCACAACGCCCGCGGACAGGCGGCGAGTTACCGGCTCGGCCGGGTCTTCCTCGCCGGGGACGCCGCGCACGTCCAGCTCCCGGTCGGCGGCCAGGCCCTCAACCTCGGTCTCCAGGACGCGGCCGCGCTCGGCGGGAGACTCGCCGCGCGGATCACCGGCCGCGGGGACGACCGGACGCTCGACAAGTACCACGCCGAGCGGCACCCGGTGGGCGCGCGGGTGCTCGGCAACATCGAGGCGCAGGCACAGCTGCTCTTCGGCGGACCCGAAGTGGACGCCCTGCGCGCGGTGTTCGGGGAACTGCTCGCCCTCGAACCCGCCCGCCGTCACCTCGCCTCGATGATCAGCGGGGTCGACGGCCCGCGCCCCGCCGTCCCGGACACCGGCACGGCAGAACACTCCACGGCCACAGGCCCGTTCACCCGCACGCACAGGAGGACCACCATGGGCAAGCTCACCGGAAAGACCGCGCTCGTCACCGGGTCCAGCCGCGGCATCGGACGGGCGACGGCGATCCGTCTGGCCCGCGAGGGCGCGCTGGTCGCGGTGCACTGCTCCCGCGACACCGAAGGGGCCGACGACACCGTGGCCGCCGTCGAGAAGGAGGGCGGCCGGGCGTTCGCCGTGGCGGCCGAACTCGGCGTGTCCGGCGATGTGCACGCGCTCTTCCTGGAGTTGGAGCACGGGCTGAAGGAGCGCACCGGCGAGACCACTCTCGACATCGTCGTGAACAACGCGGGCGTGATGGGCGGGGTGGCACCCGAGGACGTCACGCCCGAGCAGTTCGACCGGCTGTTCGCCGTCAACGCCAAGGCGCCGTTCTTCATCGTGCAGCGCGCCCTGCGGCTGCTTCCCGACGGCGGACGCATCATCAACATCTCCTCGGGGCTGACCCGGTTCGCCAACCCGCAGGAGGTGGCGTACGCGATGACCAAGGGCGCGATCGACCAGCTGACCCTGCACTACGCCAAGCACCTGGGCCCGCGGAACATCACCGTCAACAGCGTGGGGCCCGGCATCACCGACAACGGCACCCCGATCTTCGACAACCCGGAGGCCGTCGCCGAGATGGCGCGCTACTCGGTCTTCGAGCGGGTCGGCGAGACCAAGGACATCGCCGATGTCGTGGCGTTCCTGGCGAGCGACGACGCCCGCTGGATCACCGGCTCCTACCTCGACGCCAGCGGCGGCACGCTGCTGCGCTGA
- a CDS encoding MFS transporter — translation MKGSRAHRALLFVLAGNMLIDALEVSVVLVALPALGADLGLSMWGTQWVMSGFAAGFAALLLLGPRVTARWGRRRVYLAALLVFVAASVAGGLADQGALLILTRVVKGMCAALTAPTGLAIIGTTFPAGAEQRRAVSVYSLFGAAGFTVGLLSSGALTALSWRWDLVFPAPIALLLLVFGFRLIPADVTSTAGPPPLRETLVRLWRNGPFVRSAVCAATLNGTYLGLLLLLTHQLHAQWGWDAWRLALAFLPACVPLALSLPFAGRLVGRFGSERLIVAGGCAATLGCVTALAGGEPDSYVTGVLPALLLVGAAFVLSFAALNMQAMSGIPADRKGQAVPVYQTAVQLGAVLALPTVAVLAGGGYRRALLFLTALSAAGALTAVWTRTPPPHKAT, via the coding sequence GTGAAGGGGAGCCGCGCCCACCGGGCCCTCCTGTTCGTGCTCGCCGGGAACATGCTCATCGACGCGCTCGAAGTGTCCGTGGTGCTGGTCGCGCTGCCGGCCCTCGGGGCCGATCTGGGGCTCTCGATGTGGGGCACCCAGTGGGTGATGAGCGGCTTCGCGGCGGGTTTCGCGGCGCTGCTGCTGCTCGGTCCGCGTGTGACCGCCCGCTGGGGCAGACGACGCGTGTATCTGGCGGCGCTCCTGGTCTTCGTGGCCGCGTCGGTGGCCGGTGGCCTGGCCGATCAGGGCGCGCTGCTGATCCTGACGCGGGTCGTCAAGGGCATGTGTGCCGCGCTCACCGCGCCGACGGGGCTCGCGATCATCGGTACGACCTTCCCCGCGGGTGCGGAGCAGCGCCGGGCCGTCTCGGTGTACTCGCTGTTCGGTGCCGCCGGGTTCACGGTCGGACTGCTGTCCTCGGGGGCGCTCACCGCGCTGAGCTGGCGGTGGGATCTCGTCTTCCCGGCGCCGATCGCCCTGCTCCTGCTGGTGTTCGGCTTCCGGCTGATTCCGGCGGACGTGACCTCGACGGCCGGCCCGCCGCCGCTTCGGGAGACGCTCGTACGTCTGTGGCGCAACGGTCCTTTCGTGCGCTCCGCGGTCTGCGCGGCGACGCTGAACGGCACGTATCTCGGTCTGCTCCTGCTGCTCACCCACCAGTTGCACGCCCAATGGGGCTGGGACGCCTGGCGGTTGGCGCTCGCGTTCCTGCCGGCCTGTGTGCCGCTTGCGCTGTCGCTGCCCTTCGCCGGGCGACTGGTGGGGCGTTTCGGGAGCGAGCGGCTGATCGTCGCGGGGGGCTGCGCGGCGACCCTCGGCTGCGTGACCGCGCTGGCGGGCGGGGAGCCGGACTCGTACGTCACCGGGGTGCTCCCGGCGCTGCTGCTGGTCGGCGCGGCGTTCGTGCTGTCGTTCGCCGCGCTCAACATGCAGGCCATGTCCGGGATTCCGGCCGACCGGAAGGGCCAGGCGGTGCCGGTCTACCAGACCGCCGTGCAACTCGGCGCCGTCCTCGCCCTGCCCACCGTGGCCGTACTGGCCGGTGGTGGGTACCGACGGGCGCTGCTCTTCCTCACCGCCCTGTCGGCGGCCGGCGCGCTCACCGCGGTGTGGACCCGGACTCCCCCGCCGCACAAGGCGACTTGA
- a CDS encoding activator-dependent family glycosyltransferase, producing the protein MRVLLTIFPATSHLYSVVPLAWALQSAGHEVVVASHSGVVDPGVIGNIGAAGLTAVSLGTPDELSPALGAHTGDAKPDRPSLGFDPAEPEEGSGWRTARSILAGMFSLYYPAPEREGGRRPVLDNLVDFARSWRPDLVLWDPLMLAAPIAARVSGAAHARLVWGMDNVAVIHDRTKRELADPQSELTEHPWLSWFGPMLERYGFELDDEMLLGQWTLDLTQSRMRHPLDLTHIPVRRVPYTGAAALPEWLHARPERPRAVLTLGVSRRKIFGRYSGFPMREFFESVSALDVEVVATLNNEQLAAVGKVPDNVRTVEYVPLNQVLPTSSAIIHHGGGGTFAAAVAHRVPQLVVPLVMWDEMVTARYVADMGAGLVADPTALDVDGLHKQLVRLLEDPSFQLGARALHQEMLAAPAPTDVVPLLERLTAERR; encoded by the coding sequence ATGCGTGTCCTGCTCACCATCTTTCCCGCGACGTCACACCTGTACTCGGTCGTGCCGCTGGCCTGGGCGCTGCAGAGCGCCGGGCACGAGGTCGTCGTGGCGAGCCACTCGGGCGTGGTGGACCCGGGGGTGATCGGGAACATCGGCGCGGCCGGGCTCACCGCGGTGTCGCTGGGCACCCCGGACGAGCTGTCCCCGGCGCTCGGCGCGCACACCGGGGACGCCAAGCCGGACCGGCCGTCGCTGGGCTTCGACCCCGCCGAACCGGAGGAGGGCAGCGGCTGGCGCACGGCGCGCTCCATCCTCGCCGGCATGTTCTCCCTGTACTACCCGGCGCCCGAGCGGGAGGGCGGACGCCGCCCGGTCCTGGACAACCTGGTCGACTTCGCCCGTTCCTGGCGTCCCGATCTGGTCCTGTGGGACCCCCTGATGCTCGCGGCGCCGATCGCCGCCCGGGTCAGCGGCGCCGCGCACGCCCGGCTGGTGTGGGGCATGGACAACGTCGCCGTGATCCACGACCGCACGAAGCGCGAACTGGCGGACCCGCAGTCGGAGTTGACCGAGCACCCGTGGCTGAGCTGGTTCGGCCCGATGCTGGAGCGGTACGGGTTCGAGCTCGACGACGAGATGCTCCTCGGCCAGTGGACCCTCGACCTGACCCAGTCCCGGATGCGGCATCCCCTGGACCTGACACACATCCCGGTCCGCCGGGTCCCCTACACCGGGGCGGCCGCGCTGCCCGAGTGGCTGCACGCGCGGCCCGAGCGACCCCGCGCGGTGCTCACCCTGGGGGTGAGCCGGCGCAAGATCTTCGGCAGGTACAGCGGCTTCCCGATGCGCGAGTTCTTCGAATCCGTGTCCGCCCTGGACGTCGAGGTCGTCGCCACCCTCAACAACGAGCAGCTCGCGGCGGTCGGCAAGGTGCCCGACAACGTGCGCACCGTCGAGTACGTGCCGCTCAACCAGGTGCTGCCGACCAGTTCGGCGATCATCCACCACGGGGGCGGCGGCACCTTCGCCGCGGCCGTGGCCCACCGGGTGCCGCAGCTCGTGGTGCCGCTGGTCATGTGGGACGAGATGGTCACGGCCCGCTATGTCGCCGACATGGGCGCGGGCCTGGTCGCCGACCCCACCGCGCTGGACGTCGACGGCCTGCACAAGCAGCTCGTACGGCTCCTGGAGGACCCCTCGTTCCAGCTCGGTGCGCGCGCCCTGCACCAGGAGATGCTCGCCGCGCCGGCCCCCACGGACGTCGTACCGCTGCTGGAACGTCTGACCGCCGAGCGCCGCTGA